TCCTAAGCGGGAAGACTTTTATCGCCTAACTCGTCAGGTAGGGAGACTATGTTACTGCTGTTGTCCGAATACAAAGAGCTGTCGCCAACTGGGAAGGTGAAGCAGTATTGCTCACTGTTTCCGTTTGATTCATGTCGTTTTCGGGTAGCGTAGCTGAGATGCAACCAAGATTAAGTGACGGTGACGGAATTTTTATCTGTGGTACATGTTGCTTGTAGTAATTAGCGCTATGTTTGAGTGAGCTCTTGTAAAGGTTTTGCAGCAGCTCATGGCACCAGGCCAAGTTCTGAATGTTTCATAGCTCAAAGCTAGTGGAATTTTTTTTAGGGACTGAGGGAAACTGTAATTTGCCAATTTGCTTTCCTTTACGATCTTGAGCTCAAGGACCTTTAAGAAGTAATTCAATTTCTCTTGAGTGGCAGGATTTTCTGCACAAGATGAAACAACATGAAAGTTTTCCAGTCAAGGTAGTTGACATCTATATGGCAAACAAACAGAAGTACATACTGAAACCAACAAATAACATTGTACACACCTTTGGGATCTCTGCGTTTGTGTTGGGGTGGAAAATTCCTGTAGTCCTCTAGGATTTCCTTGACACATTCAGGGTCTGTTACCCTTTGAGCAATCAAACTTTCCACATCGGTCAACTGACTTTGTGATGTAGTGGATGGGTCATTATCGAccagctgttgttgttgcagtgTGTTTTCATCTTGAGCAGTTGACTGCGGGTTCCTTCAACGGTGATTGTAATTCTTCAACCGTCTCATAAGGTTCTTTGACTTCCTGTTTTGTGTCGTCAGGGTGGACCAACCACCAACTACCCTCTTCTTGGCTTTAGGACGATTCCGATGATGAACTTGGATCAGGTTCAATCTAAATTTCTGGTCAAGGAACTACTTGAGCTTGTTATCAAAAGTCAAGGGGGAACAAGACAGAAACTTAGAAACTTTGaagttaaaaaataacatttgGGTTACCTGTAGACTAGTGTACTCAACGACGCGTTCACCATGGCGACTGTATCCACAAGTAATGGGGATTTGGATACGCTTGGTTGCCAAACTAGCGTTATTATTATACTGTAAAAGGAAAATAACTAACTAATACTGGAATTTTGCGATGATTAATGAAGTAATAACCATTATTATAAATAtatgtagaaaaaaaagtaatgaaCAATTACAATAGTAACGAAACAATTATAGCTTTACTAAAAATGCTATTACCTGGGAAAGGGATATAGGAATGGAGGAGGAGGGGGGTTGGGGGATGCAATAAGATTTTAACCGAAAAACCCACCCACCCCCACCCCGCTCCTAAGGGCAAAGCAAACGTTTTGGAAACGACTGCGCTTGGCCTTGAACCTTCAACTCTTCTGTTAGTTCGTGAAGTGTAAGCGTCAAGTCAATTAGTGTTTCCAGCAACGAAGATGCCCCGCAACCACCAAGTTCAAGATGGATTCGAGGAGTTCGAAGTGGAAGCTGTGTTGAATCGAAGGTAATtgaaactttattttatttctttttaatgttaaatttACTCACTTTATTCCCACACAGCACAGAAACGAGTTTTTTCCGGCTTTTTTACGTACCTTTAATACTACTTGGTACGGGAAGAACACGTACTGGGAAGTACGGGAGACATGTTTTTTACGTCCTTTTTTTGGTGAAATGGTCGTAAAATTAGGTTAAaaacacgtttttttcttggtttaaATAATCGGGTTTTAACGTTTTTTCGACGTGTTTTATGCTTAAGAAATAATTATTCATCTTAcaataagtaaataaaacatCATTCTTAACAACATggaattgtatttttttccagATTCATTTAAGTGAgtacaaaaattcaaattacatTTCTGCGTGAAACAAgaattacttaaaaaaaaatgaaatccaattAGTTTTTGCAGTGTGTTGACACACAACCAGATCCCAGCGAGAGCTAGTTTAGCTCTCGCCGGAATCTGGCTGCTGGGCAGTGTGTTTCTATGGCTGCCGGGCTTTCATGACTTGGGCAGGAGCCTTCTTCaacaaattctttattttatcttcgaTGTCAGACTCTTTGGCGTCACCGAATTCCGCCGTACGTCTCACACATTCTTGTTAATTAGAAAAAGGTTTTATTAACAGGAGATACTAATTTATTTATCAAAATTACGCATATACCTTCAATCAGTTTGCAGGTACGGGATCATTCACAAAATACGTAACGCgaaaggggggaggggtcGTTGGTTTTGTTACGCTTTGTTacaaggggggaggggggtttCATAAAATGTTACGTACCAGAACAATTATTTCGTGGAACTTTTAATTtctgcagaaaaagaaaaaaaaatgctgtttagcttctttttttgttgttgtcatgACAACTGTTGTCTGCTAAATGGTATTTTCTCCATTGCAGTCATTTTATCTCAATTATATGATTCTGGTTTTGGAGGGGGGGTTTGAACATTTGTTACGTATTTTTAGGAGGGGGGGTAGTAAACTTTGTTACGGACCGTTACAAGGGGGGAGGGGTGAGTcaaaaattgaccaaaaaTGCGTTACGTATTTTGTGAACGGCCCCTACCTAGGTGTTCAAACGCCCTTTTTCCTGCGTTTTGGCCTCTGAAACAGAAATGCTGAGCAACTTCATCATCCAAAATACGGTGGAAAATGCGGTTAACTACGTTTGCCAGTGATCCGCCTCCCACTAACGAATAAATGTtgatctaaagaaaaaaactttaattaaAAAGATTTATTTTGTGTGCCTTTCTTTGTCTTAGTACCAGTTTGCTTTTGGTTGATTGATCTTTTAGgtcaatttcgaacctttctAGAGCAGCCAAACTTTTTAGAGGTAAACCAAGGTTTCCTTCTAATTCTGAAGAAGTTTCTTTTACAGTCCCAGCATTCGAACGTGAAACCAGTAGGTCCAGCAGAGTAGTTTGTTGTCGCTGATTAATCTTCAAAACTTCCAGGCTTGCAAACACTTCTTTTAGGATCTTCTTAATAACTGTACTGTCATCCACTGTATCTATGTATTATTAAGTTAGCGAAAAATGTGAATATAGTGAGTGAAAGgctaatttatttatttaaaaatacctTTAAAAACAGATTTATCTGAATTGGCTGTTGAAGGTGGCCTTGGGAGGACTGACAGGGACGATTGACTACGTGCCGATGTTGTAGGCGTCGAACAAGAAGCTTCAGTCAAATCTTGTGAATTAAATTCCTCGAAATCGTCAAATAAGTTGTAACTGTCGTCGCTTGGAGAATTAAGTCGAGGACCTGGACCCATTAATCAATACATTGATGATTGTAcagaaattaaataaatatattgaTTTGTTTACGTTTTTGTTGATTCTTTTTAGTTGAAGGGTTTGAAAGTTTCTCCTTTACTACTGCAATCTGACTGAGACCCGCAGCTCCCATGTTTTCATTAGGAATCGGAAAATCTgacagcaaattttttttacctgagaaaaaaaattgtttaacaCAGACCAAGTAATAAGGTACTTTCGTTATTCCTTACTGGATTTAGAATAGCTTTCTCTGTGGCGCGGATTCATCTCTCTCTCGTTAGCCGAATCGCTTGAAGTTTCACTGTCAGATGAACGGCTGTTGATACCGACAGTTGAAAATTCCGCATACTTAGCCACTGgtttttttactcttttaCTCCTTCCGCGATTGTCCGCATCGGTGCTACTTTGGATGGGTTTCTCACGCTGCGCGAGATCCGCGTTCTTCTTGGCAGCCAAAAATGTATCTGCGAGTTTACAAATAGACATTGACCAACGAACAATTGTTCAACTAATTAACAGGACTCACCGTAGTACTTCAAGACTTGAGCTTTGTAAGCGTCCATTTCTTCCGGgttgatttcttcttctctctgtatttttttaacgagATTTGAACGGTTTTTGATATTACTCGGCCACCAGCAATCACCATCTTCATCAAGCCACTTTGAACACACAGCTTCATACGTTTCGTCTTTTTCAAAGTAAACAATACAGAACGgctttgttggtgttgccatTTGTTCTGTTACAAATTAATCATGATTTAAAAAACCGTACGTAGTATTTACTTAATATCATTAGATGTTAAATTTACCTCGGAAAACTTGGGGCAACAACTGCAGAACTTTGGTTTCAAATCGAAGGCTGATATTTAATTTTGAGACTGGAAAAAACATTacatttacaaaaaaacagaaatatttACAAAAGTATGGAACAAATTAGGAAGAAggttttcaatagtttttgCTCATGAGTAAGGGAAAAGCGGCACATTTATGGCGTTTTCCACAAGGAATAACGAGTGCTTTGCATAAAATGGAGTCTAAAGGCCACCAATTTAAAGAATCCAATCCCCAGagtaaaaaaacattgaacCTCGATGATTCACACGGCAATGTAAAGACGTTGTCACGATATACGTACTTTCTGCCTGTAAAAAAATACGCGAGTCGACCTCGAAAAAGTTTGTCACTTTGACAACGTCCAAATCTTTTAAATAAACGTGACAGTCTTTCACCGAATCAGATTTTAGCACAAAGTCCCTTAAATGAACTTCTCGATACTGCTGGCCACGAAATCCACTAGGGACTGGCCCATCTGTGTGCTTCCGTTTTAGCAAAGGGTTTCCAAGGGAAGAGGTAGTGACTTCAAGCCTCATATGATTCGCAAATTCTTGTAGGCGTCGCACAACCTGTGGCAGAGGTTTTTCGTGTTTCCTGATTAGATGTTTCAACTTATACAGATAATTCTCGAACGGGAAGCAACTAAAAGTGTCGAGATGGCCTCTCATTAAGACGTCGTCAGCCAAATGGCGTAGATTGTGGGAATTGTATGACATGAAGGTGTCACCATAGAAGCGTTGACAATGATCTACAAAATGGTTCAAAAGGGATTTGGCATAGGTATTTTCCCTTTGACAAAGCTCTTTTGACACCAAGATTTTAATTGCAGAATGCAAAGTTAGGAAGTGGCCATACAAATGGCTTGGGAGGATTCCCTTTAGAACAACAGGACCGGTGTACAATAAAAATTGACGGAATTCTGTGGCCTTCCACCGAGCCAGTTCATTAAAGCCCCTTGGCTTCCTAACAAATTCCCTGGGAATGTAACAAGATACATCCAACAACCTTTCTgatattttttcaattctcaATCTACCCATCCGAACATTTAACGGGCCGTGAATCCAATACCACAACATTTTGCGCATGATTCCTAAACACACTAAATGCATGTAATCGAGAGGAAATCCATGAATCATGTCAACACCTAAAAGTTCTAAACTAGAGCTTTCATTATTATGGTGTTTTACATGAGCTCGATTACGGAAGGTGGCATCGGTTCGTTTTTCACCTTTCTCTTCATTCAAAAATACCACCCTTCCAGCCCACTCGCCCTTGACAGTACATTTAGAGCAACTATAATACCCGGTATGCGACTTGATGCATTTAATAAATGCCATTGCGGGCGCATCACACAGGAATCCAGATACTTCAACATCAATCTTTCGGCCATTGTACACAAATCCAATTTGTTGCAATAAACACACTTCTCAAACGAAATCATATAAAAATTCGTTTGGATCTTTTGGCTTTCCATACCCATGATAGATTCCAACTGGAAAAGGGACTGAACCGTCAATTCGTTCTATTAAACCAAGAATAGGCCACAGGCAACTTTCAGAACTCTTAGCTATTGGAATACCATCAACATTAAACTGAATTTTTATAATATCGTTGTCAACCCTATCAACATTCAGCCTTTTTAGTAGCAGTTCAATACTTTCAGTGATCCCGAAGTGATAGTAATGACCAGGACTGACTAGGCGAAGAGGAGTTTGTCGAATTGTTTGAAGCAAAGTGCGACACGTTTTCGGCAAACCAAGCTTTTCGAAACCCGGCAGaagagtaaaaatttttagcaATGCATCAACGCTGGAATGTTTGATTTGATACTGAACAACCCATTCTGAAATTTCATCTCGATATCGTTGTGCACTGTGTGTCACCGAAAGGCTTGCTCCCCCACCATCACCTTCGCGAATTGCAAAAACCTCATCGTTGGaatttaaattgaaatgaaactCTTGCTCGTCCCCACTGGAATCGGTATCAATCTCACCCTCACTATCAAACATGTGCACTTGCTGGCCGATTTCGGAATTAACAACATCGTTACAGTCGTAGCTACTACAGACATTGGAATCCCCGTCCACCACGTTTACCTCGATaaccttttcattttcagGGCCAGTGAGCTCGTGATTTACGTACTCAGCTTCATCGTTAAAAGAACCATTCAAAGTTTCACTATCAAGTCCCAAAGAAGTCATAATTGCATTAACTTTCTGATTAACTCGCCTTCTTTTCAATCGAGTACTTAGGAAAGCTCTATCTCTTTTAGGCATACGCTCCATTTAAGAAATTCGCAACAGATGGGATAGGAGAAGAAGCAAGACAAGATGGCTGACCTTACAAAATGCGTTGATATGGGAGCGGGTGGTGTCTGGTGTGGTTAGTAATCGTACTTCAATCTAAATAAAATTACACttataaatttcaaaaaaatttaaaataaaatactggaaaaaaaagttcatTTACTTCGTGAGTTGTAGAATAATTCCATTTAAGTTTCACTGAAGAGCTAGATTCACCACGTGTTGTATTCCAATCAATTGCACGAACAGACGAGGTTCTTCCTTCGCGAAAGTCAACTAGCAAATGACTCATGATTCCACCGCGTGCCTGGTTATATATATGGATGATTGACGAGACATCTAGTGGTGTCAGGTCGAACAACACTGAAAAtagttaattaaaaaaataattgtaagaAATAAGTCTCGGCATAAAAATTTCCTTTGCcatattttaaataaatccgTGGAAAAATGGAATATATTcaattaaaatataaaattatgaACGAATTAGTCTTTAAATACTCCAACTGTAACATTCGGTTACAATTACCTGCTTTTTACGTAAAAAGAAGGTTCCCTTAATTACTTGTTAAGCTTGCATATTATTAACGTTTCTGAACATTTATTTATGTGTGCCTTACATTAAACATGGTTAAAAATAGCATTTGaggttaaaataaaagaaaatctatTTTGGTACTCAAAAAACCACTACCACACAAAACGTCTTTTTCACGTAAAGAAAAGGTGCTCGTATCAAAGGTGCCGGAGGATACGTGTTTAGAACGAAGTTTTCCTCAGTTTTCCTGTGTGGGTTatgttttaattattttcctttttccgtTTTAGGATGGTGCGGTCGGGAACTGGACGTTCGAAATTCCAATATTTACTGAAATACGTTGGGTATACGCATGAAATATGTATGGGTAGGCGGAGTGGACGGACTATGCCAATTGCGGAAATTGTCGGTACCTGACCAGAAAATTCCTGCGAACCGGAGGGTaagggttttttgtattcatttttcttttattcaattaACTTATTTTATCTATTTGTTTCAGAGCTGTAACCGTCTACCAGGTCGGACCAGCCGGTGATAGGGGTGAGGCAGTTCTGGACGGGGAAGCCTCGCTGTATCGCGAGGCTTTTCTGGCCAGTGAAGCCTCGCCCTCGGGCATGGGCAATCCGGCCGAGGAAGGTGGGCAGCCGACCGATGAGTCCGCCGTAGAGCTACAGGCCATTGAGCAACCCGCTCCTTTGGAGCTACCCGTTCCCGTGGAACTACCCGCCTCCTTGGATGTACCCGTCCCCggtttttgggtttttttgtattcatttttcttttattcaattaACTTATTTTATCTATTTGTTTCAGAGCTGTAACCGTCTACCAGGTCGGACCAGCCGGTGATAGGGGTGAGGCAGTTCTGGACGGGGAAGCCTCGCTGTATCGCGAGGCTTTTCTGGCCAGTGAAGCCTCGCCCTCGGGCATGGGCAATCCGGCCGAGGAAGGTGGGCAGCCGACCGATGAGTCCGCCGTAGAGCTACAGGCCATTGAGCAACCCGCTCCTTTGGAGCTACCCGTTCCCGTGGAACTACCCGCCTCCTTGGATGTACCCGTCCCCGTGGAGCTACCCGCCCACGTGGCCCGACCCGCTCCCGTGGCGCAACCCGCTCCCGTGGCCCAACCCGCTCCTGTGTCGCATTCCGCTCCTGTTGCTATTCCGTTGCAAAAGAGATTAA
This sequence is a window from Daphnia magna isolate NIES linkage group LG7, ASM2063170v1.1, whole genome shotgun sequence. Protein-coding genes within it:
- the LOC123474172 gene encoding MAGE-like protein 2; the protein is MADLTKCVDMGAGGVWMVRSGTGRSKFQYLLKYVGAVTVYQVGPAGDRGEAVLDGEASLYREAFLASEASPSGMGNPAEEGGQPTDESAVELQAIEQPAPLELPVPVELPASLDVPVPGFWVFLAVTVYQVGPAGDRGEAVLDGEASLYREAFLASEASPSGMGNPAEEGGQPTDESAVELQAIEQPAPLELPVPVELPASLDVPVPVELPAHVARPAPVAQPAPVAQPAPVSHSAPVAIPLQKRLIN